In Apium graveolens cultivar Ventura chromosome 10, ASM990537v1, whole genome shotgun sequence, the following are encoded in one genomic region:
- the LOC141689720 gene encoding nitrate regulatory gene2 protein has product MGCTQSKIDKEETVTRCKDRKYHMKEAVSARNAFAAAHSLYTMALKNTGAALSDYANGEFQFSTATSAPLAGTGIPAVSQPSYDSLPPPPPPLPNFPANPLQRAATMPEFSIPKPDPRSDPIIEEGDEEEDDDEEEEVFYEESGHDLKHRSTRSAGAGGGGGGGKSGVELPVNAPVGRNREPPPPPSPEMNGMSWDFFFAPMENVPNPSLAEVDEGRIEREEMERKALEERARMAAAAEAERKAKEAAAAAAEKAAKEREKERERELELPPQPPPPEAAAKVIKKVRHVAAPMDGKRSGKGGGGLNLLQVFSDIDDCFLKAFESAHEVSKMLEANRLHYHSNFADNRGHIDHSARVMRVITWNRSFRGLINTEEKDDDFDSEENETHATVLDKMLAWEKKLYDEVKAGEQMKLDYQKKVASLNKLKKRGASTESLERAKAAVSRLHTRYIVDMQSMDSTVSEINRLRDEQLYPKLVALVDGMATMWETMQMHHQSQSRIVQALGSLFISEEAAKETSDHHHERTVQLWGVCQEWHLQFEKLMGQQKRYIKELSNWLRINLIPIDNNLREKVSSPQRPQNPPIQHLLHVWHDHLDKLPEELARTAIYNFAAVVNTIMQYQEEEMKQRDRCEDTRKELSRKQQQLEDWYNKQMQRRTGPDEMDADSGIDKDHIAERQFAVDVVKKRLEDEEEEYRKLCIQVRDKSLTSLKTRLPELFRSMTEFSYSCSEMYRDLRSVSISRNINEIS; this is encoded by the exons CTCTTTACACCATGGCGTTGAAAAACACCGGCGCTGCTCTCAGTGACTATGCTAACGGTGAATTTCAGTTTTCGACGGCCACGTCTGCTCCTCTCGCCGGAACTGGAATTCCCGCGGTTTCTCAGCCGTCTTATGATTCTTTGCCTCCTCCGCCGCCTCCTTTGCCTAATTTTCCGGCGAATCCGCTTCAGCGGGCGGCGACTATGCCGGAATTTTCGATTCCGAAACCTGACCCGAGATCCGACCCGATTATTGAGGAAGGGGATGAGGAGGAGGACGACGACGAAGAGGAGGAGGTGTTTTATGAGGAGAGTGGGCATGATTTGAAGCATCGGAGTACGAGAAGTGCCGGTGCCGGCGGCGGTGGTGGTGGTGGGAAGAGTGGTGTTGAATTACCGGTTAATGCGCCGGTGGGGAGGAATCGGGAGCCTCCTCCGCCGCCAAGTCCTGAAATGAATGGGATGTCGTGGGACTTCTTTTTCGCTCCGATGGAGAATGTGCCTAATCCGAGCTTAGCGGAGGTTGATGAGGGGAGAATTGAGAGGGAGGAGATGGAGAGGAAGGCATTAGAGGAGAGGGCTAGGATGGCTGCAGCTGCTGAAGCGGAAAGGAAAGCTAAGGaggctgctgctgctgctgctgaaaAGGCCGCAAAAGAGAGGGAAAAGGAGAGGGAGAGGGAGTTGGAATTGCCACCGCAGCCGCCTCCACCAGAGGCAGCTGCCAAAGTGATCAAGAAGGTGAGGCATGTTGCAGCTCCGATGGATGGGAAAAGGAGtgggaaaggtggtggagggTTGAATTTGTTGCAGGTTTTTAGTGACATTGATGATTGTTTTCTTAAGGCGTTTGAGAGTGCTCATGAGGTTTCCAAGATGTTGGAGGCTAATCGGTTGCATTACCACTCTAATTTTGCGGATAATAGAG GTCACATTGATCATTCTGCGAGGGTCATGCGTGTCATCACGTGGAATAGGTCATTTCGAGGTTTAATAAATACAGAAGAGAAAGATGATGACTTCGATTCTGAAGAGAATGAAACGCATGCTACAGTTTTGGACAAGATGCTGGCATGGGAGAAAAAACTTTATGATGAGGTCAAG GCAGGAGAGCAGATGAAACTTGATTATCAAAAAAAAGTTGCTTCACTGAACAAGTTAAAGAAACGCGGTGCCAGTACTGAATCACTGGAAAGAGCAAAAGCAGCAGTCAGTCGTCTGCATACAAGATATATTGTCGATATGCAGTCGATGGATTCAACTGTTTCTGAGATAAATCGTCTTCGTGATGAGCAACTGTACCCAAAACTTGTAGCACTTGTTGACGG GATGGCCACAATGTGGGAGACGATGCAGATGCACCACCAGAGCCAGTCAAGAATTGTACAGGCCCTAGGGTCTCTTTTCATTTCCGAGGAGGCTGCAAAAGAAACAAGTGATCATCACCATGAACGTACAGTCCAGCTGTGGGGCGTTTGCCAAGAGTGGCATTTACAGTTTGAGAAACTTATGGGACAACAGAAACGATACATAAAAGAACTAAGCAATTGGTTGAGAATCAATCTCATTCCTATAGATAACAACTTGCGGGAGAAGGTTTCGTCTCCTCAAAGGCCCCAAAATCCTCCAATTCAGCATCTCCTCCACGTCTGGCATGATCACCTTGACAAGCTACCCGAGGAGCTAGCAAGAACTGCTATATATAATTTTGCAGCTGTAGTGAACACTATAATGCAATATCAGGAGGAGGAGATGAAACAAAGGGACAGATGCGAGGACACACGAAAGGAGCTATCTCGCAAACAGCAACAATTAGAGGATTGGTATAACAAGCAAATGCAGCGGAGGACAGGGCCAGATGAAATGGATGCAGATAGTGGAATCGATAAAGATCACATTGCAGAGCGGCAGTTTGCTGTGGATGTAGTAAAGAAACGGCTGGAAGACGAGGAAGAAGAGTATAGGAAATTGTGTATTCAAGTCCGAGATAAGTCTCTGACAAGTCTAAAAACTCGTTTGCCGGAGCTATTCAGGTCAATGACAGAATTTTCTTATTCCTGTTCAGAAATGTACAGAGACTTGAGATCAGTATCCATTTCCCGTAATATAAATGAGATTTCATAG